GCTGCGGCCATTGCCATAGGAGCGGCGGCAGTAACTCCAAATTTTTCTTCTAAAGCTTTCACTAGTTCCGCGAGTTCCAAAACAGTCATTTTCTCGATAGTTTCAATGACTTTTTCACCTTCTTTGCTCACTTTCACTTCTGTCATTTCATTCACCTCCTTTTTATATTACGCTTTTTCTTTGGCTTCTTTTACGGCATTGACCGCGTAAACAAATTTACGCAGATTGCCCTGCAGCACATTAACAAAACCTGTAATCGGACTGTTCATCAACATCAACAATTTAGCTATTAATACTTCTTTGGACGGCAGTGTTGATAATGTTTTTACAGATGCCGTATCCAAAAATTTATTCTGAATAAGCGCGCCTTTCATTTTGGCGGCATCATTCTGTTTAATAAAATCCATTAAAATCTTGGCCGGTTTTACCGGGTCAACAGTACTGAAAATTAAGGCGGTACTTCCTGTCAGTATTTTCTTTACCTCTTCTCCTGCTTCCTGTCTGGCTTCATGCAAAGCCCTTAAGGAGAAAGTATTTTTATAAATTTTCAGTTCGGATGAATTCTCCTTGAGTAATGCCCGCAGACCGGTCATCTGCTCAACATTCAAACCCTGATATTCCAGAAAATAGATGTAATTGTTATTCTTGATTTTGTCTTTTAGCTCATCGACAACTTGTACTTTAGATTCCTTAACCACTTTTATCCTCCTCCGATCTGACTATTCCCTTTTCACTGCAAAGAGGACAAATAGTTAGGGACGACTATTTACCTCGGCAGGATTATTAAGCCCGTCAGGCCCCTGCTGTCTTGGGCAGTTCTGTCTGGTTAGTTCATGTTCATTGAGTCCACTTCCACACCTGGACTCATTGTATGCGCCAAATAAACACCCTTTATATAAACACCTTTGGCTGATGACGGCTTGGCCTTTAATATAGCGTCATACACAGCCAAAATATTG
The nucleotide sequence above comes from Candidatus Margulisiibacteriota bacterium. Encoded proteins:
- the rplJ gene encoding 50S ribosomal protein L10 produces the protein MVKESKVQVVDELKDKIKNNNYIYFLEYQGLNVEQMTGLRALLKENSSELKIYKNTFSLRALHEARQEAGEEVKKILTGSTALIFSTVDPVKPAKILMDFIKQNDAAKMKGALIQNKFLDTASVKTLSTLPSKEVLIAKLLMLMNSPITGFVNVLQGNLRKFVYAVNAVKEAKEKA